One segment of Passer domesticus isolate bPasDom1 chromosome 24, bPasDom1.hap1, whole genome shotgun sequence DNA contains the following:
- the FHL3 gene encoding four and a half LIM domains protein 3: MTECFDCDNCKESLYGRKYIQMDNGPYCIPCYDAHFANTCDECKELIGHDCRELYYEDRHYHEHCFRCFRCDRSLADEPFTCQGKELLCNDCYCSEFSSKCIACEKTVMPGSRKLEYNGQTWHEHCFICSSCQQPIGSRSFIPDKKDYYCVPCYESKFAPRCTRCKKTLTKGGVTYRDEPWHKECFVCTGCKTPLAGQQFTSQDDNPYCIKCFGNLYAKKCSACTKPITGFGGGKYVSFEDRHWHHNCFNCARCSTSLVGKGFIPDNDEILCRDCSSDL, from the exons ATGACAGAGTGCTTTGACTGTGACAACTGCAAGGAGTCCCTGTATGGGCGCAAGTACATCCAGATGGACAATGGCCCCTACTGCATCCCCTGCTACGACGCGCACTTCGCCAACACCTGCGACGAGTGCAAGGAGCTGATCGGCCACGACTGCAGG GAGCTGTACTACGAGGACCGCCATTACCATGAGCACTGCTTCCGTTGCTTCCGCTGCGACCGCTCTCTGGCTGACGAGCCCTTCACCTGCCAGggcaaggagctgctgtgcaacGACTGCTACTGCAGCGAGTTCTCCTCCAAGTGCATCGCCTGTGAGAAGACCGTCATGCCAG GCTCCCGTAAGCTGGAGTACAATGGACAGACCTGGCATGAGCATTGCTTCAtatgcagcagctgccagcagcccatCGGGTCACGGTCCTTCATCCCAGACAAGAAGGATTATTACTGTGTCCCCTGTTATGAGAGCAAGTTCGCTCCTCGCTGCACTCGATGCAAAAAG ACCCTCACCAAGGGAGGAGTGACCTACCGGGAtgagccctggcacaaggaGTGCTTTGTCTGCACGGGCTGCAAGACCCCCTTGGCTGGGCAGCAGTTCACCTCCCAGGATGACAACCCGTACTGCATCAAGTGCTTTGGGAACCTCTATGCCAAGAAGTGCAGCGCCTGCACAAAGCCCATCACAg gTTTTGGTGGTGGCAAATACGTCTCCTTTGAGGACCGTCACTGGCACCACAACTGCTTCAACTGCGCCCGCTGCAGCACCTCTCTGGTGGGGAAGGGCTTCATCCCCGACAACGACGAGATCCTGTGCCGCGACTGCAGCAGCGACCTATGA